The following proteins are encoded in a genomic region of Candidatus Melainabacteria bacterium:
- a CDS encoding ribbon-helix-helix protein, CopG family, producing the protein MNADAIAHCMAGHRIENRQLRTKNYIKTQHQKSKVMPMNSPKISFRLESALYEEVSRIAAANGKNMSEAARLLIESAVIRRSEEMTDTQLQLVERRLNYIEKRFSAFLVKIAKSAARTEYFASTILLESAGTDEQGMRLREFFRDEAEIFAVKVLKMKSKEEADSTDFVLPVNKGEAA; encoded by the coding sequence GTGAACGCGGATGCTATCGCACACTGCATGGCTGGTCACCGAATCGAAAACCGCCAACTACGAACGAAGAATTACATCAAGACCCAGCACCAGAAGAGCAAGGTGATGCCGATGAATAGTCCCAAGATATCCTTTCGTCTCGAATCAGCTTTGTACGAAGAAGTCAGCCGAATCGCCGCAGCTAACGGCAAGAACATGTCGGAAGCAGCAAGACTTCTGATCGAGAGCGCGGTGATACGACGCTCTGAAGAAATGACAGACACGCAGTTGCAACTAGTTGAACGTCGACTGAACTACATCGAAAAAAGATTCTCAGCTTTTCTCGTCAAGATTGCTAAGTCAGCGGCACGTACTGAATATTTCGCATCAACCATCCTTCTTGAAAGTGCCGGTACCGATGAACAAGGTATGCGCTTACGAGAATTCTTCCGCGATGAAGCTGAAATATTCGCCGTCAAAGTTCTTAAAATGAAATCGAAAGAAGAAGCAGACAGCACCGACTTTGTTCTACCTGTAAACAAAGGAGAGGCAGCGTAA
- the arsB gene encoding ACR3 family arsenite efflux transporter yields MTETVTPLREKINAPQIGFFEKWLTVWVFLCIVAGIILGQLIPEVFRVIGSIEIAQVNIPVGVLIWVMVIPMLLKIDFKSIDQVKQHWRGMGVTLFINWAIKPFSMALLGFIFIRHVFAPYLPVGQIDSYIAGLIILAAAPCTAMVFVWSQLTKGDPYFTLSQVAVNDLIMVFAFAPIVGLLLGLSSITVPWNTLLISVGLYIVVPVIISQLWRGMTLKGGPEALEKTLKMLSPLSLVALLTTLVLLFGFQGKAIIQQPLVIAMLAVPILIQVYLNSALAYWLNKRFGVAHCVAGPSALIGASNFFELAVATAISLFGFNSGAALATVVGVLIEVPVMLSVVKIVNSSKDWYERNTAN; encoded by the coding sequence ATGACCGAGACAGTTACACCACTAAGGGAAAAAATCAATGCGCCTCAAATAGGCTTCTTTGAAAAGTGGCTTACTGTATGGGTCTTCCTTTGCATTGTGGCAGGCATTATTCTCGGACAGTTAATTCCCGAAGTCTTCAGAGTTATAGGTTCGATAGAAATAGCCCAAGTAAACATTCCCGTCGGTGTTTTAATTTGGGTAATGGTCATCCCAATGCTGCTAAAGATCGACTTCAAATCAATCGATCAAGTTAAACAACATTGGCGCGGAATGGGCGTAACGCTTTTTATAAATTGGGCGATCAAGCCGTTTTCAATGGCATTGCTGGGATTCATCTTCATCAGACATGTCTTCGCACCATATCTTCCAGTCGGTCAAATCGACAGCTATATCGCTGGTTTAATTATTCTGGCAGCGGCTCCCTGTACGGCTATGGTGTTCGTTTGGAGTCAATTGACAAAAGGTGACCCATATTTCACACTCAGTCAGGTTGCTGTAAACGATCTGATTATGGTATTTGCCTTCGCTCCTATAGTCGGACTGTTGCTTGGACTTTCATCAATTACGGTGCCGTGGAACACGCTTCTAATTTCAGTTGGTTTGTACATCGTTGTACCCGTGATAATTTCACAACTCTGGCGTGGTATGACGCTCAAAGGCGGACCAGAAGCGCTTGAAAAAACACTCAAAATGTTAAGTCCACTTTCGTTGGTCGCACTACTCACAACATTGGTTCTACTGTTTGGCTTCCAAGGAAAGGCTATCATCCAACAACCGCTAGTAATTGCGATGCTGGCTGTACCAATATTGATTCAGGTGTATCTAAACTCCGCATTGGCATACTGGCTGAATAAGCGCTTTGGTGTAGCTCATTGTGTGGCTGGACCGTCCGCGTTAATCGGCGCCAGCAACTTTTTTGAACTTGCAGTAGCGACAGCAATCAGCCTATTCGGATTTAACTCAGGTGCCGCACTAGCTACTGTTGTAGGTGTTCTTATCGAAGTCCCGGTCATGTTGTCTGTCGTAAAAATCGTCAATTCCAGTAAAGATTGGTACGAGAGAAACACCGCAAATTAA
- a CDS encoding HlyD family efflux transporter periplasmic adaptor subunit encodes MAQDTNAYSPARLWLKKNIWSLTSLAVVVLACFFIVQHFKKPGQMSVIESQAMDMTAMKPTRGAVPVAVAAAKEDELDASVTYTGAVQAFEDEDVYPRITGRIVAMPVYPGDRVKPGQLLVQLDPAVNSEYSAKLQESQYAADAAVHNSSIAKEELTQKAFDLDAAKAAEDAVLEELKQAQADLDYWTAEISRETSLLKTQVISQQEFDDEQNKYKQAKAKVKQMTSKLAQAKNARLSAFAASEAAAHHVGHIMLTAKEAQAAQQTAEITNSYTRILAQSPGVVTKRLISPGVTVSPGMMILKISHMRKVRVQAQVAPEDAARISVGNSVHIKNAANAKEEIEASVTALFPAADPNTKTVVVEALIDNVGRPLGAHGVSTVKNLGTFRLLPGEYVVMRISVGEKRAVVVPSSAIIWRNGKAQVWKAQGGSGNKTGSLYTCLMHPEIKSPQPGKCPKCGMELVPTTASGSMTAQLADIEVGLSNENETEVVSGVKSGDSVIYAGFANLQDGMPVVATDWDDSGPAKLPEASAVQHNRLDASNKFSKQFRIKDIYVSTTLETSGNARNNFVCLLKDLQGKPVEHASVNAKTSMPSMSMAGPNLSAEEKSGGRYVFTTNFMSGLWRIDLTINGEEISVDADVP; translated from the coding sequence TTGGCACAAGATACAAACGCCTATTCGCCTGCGCGTCTATGGCTAAAAAAGAATATTTGGTCTTTAACTTCACTCGCTGTCGTAGTGCTGGCGTGCTTCTTCATCGTTCAGCACTTCAAAAAACCTGGACAGATGAGTGTCATCGAGTCGCAAGCCATGGACATGACGGCCATGAAACCGACACGTGGAGCCGTCCCAGTTGCTGTTGCTGCTGCTAAAGAAGATGAGCTGGATGCGTCAGTCACATACACTGGAGCAGTTCAGGCGTTTGAAGACGAGGACGTTTATCCGCGCATCACAGGACGGATTGTGGCAATGCCAGTCTACCCGGGTGATAGGGTCAAGCCAGGTCAACTACTGGTTCAACTGGACCCGGCTGTAAACTCGGAATACTCAGCTAAATTGCAAGAATCGCAGTATGCAGCCGATGCAGCGGTACACAACTCAAGCATTGCTAAAGAAGAGCTGACGCAAAAGGCATTTGATCTAGATGCAGCAAAAGCAGCTGAGGATGCTGTACTAGAAGAGCTGAAGCAGGCCCAAGCAGATCTCGATTACTGGACGGCTGAAATATCCCGTGAGACCAGTCTTCTCAAGACGCAGGTGATTTCTCAGCAAGAATTCGATGACGAGCAGAACAAATACAAGCAGGCGAAAGCCAAAGTAAAACAGATGACGTCGAAGCTGGCGCAGGCAAAGAATGCACGGCTTTCAGCCTTCGCTGCATCCGAGGCAGCAGCTCACCATGTCGGTCATATCATGCTTACTGCCAAAGAAGCACAAGCCGCACAGCAGACGGCGGAGATAACCAATAGCTATACACGCATCCTAGCGCAATCACCAGGCGTTGTCACGAAGAGACTGATCAGCCCCGGAGTGACAGTTAGTCCCGGCATGATGATTTTGAAAATCAGTCACATGCGAAAGGTGCGTGTGCAAGCGCAAGTGGCTCCAGAGGACGCTGCCAGAATAAGCGTGGGCAATTCGGTGCACATAAAAAATGCGGCCAATGCAAAAGAGGAAATTGAGGCGTCGGTCACCGCCTTGTTTCCTGCCGCCGATCCAAACACTAAAACAGTTGTTGTCGAGGCATTAATAGACAACGTCGGACGACCGTTGGGTGCGCATGGCGTGAGTACAGTGAAAAATTTAGGCACATTCCGACTGCTACCTGGCGAATACGTGGTTATGCGTATCAGCGTAGGTGAAAAGAGAGCAGTGGTCGTGCCATCTAGCGCCATTATTTGGCGCAACGGCAAAGCGCAAGTTTGGAAAGCGCAAGGCGGCTCTGGCAATAAAACCGGCAGCTTGTATACGTGCCTAATGCACCCGGAAATAAAAAGCCCGCAACCAGGCAAGTGTCCAAAATGTGGCATGGAACTTGTTCCTACTACCGCTTCAGGCTCCATGACAGCACAGCTTGCAGATATTGAAGTTGGTCTGTCGAATGAAAACGAAACCGAAGTTGTCTCAGGTGTAAAATCCGGCGACTCAGTTATCTATGCCGGTTTTGCCAACCTGCAAGATGGCATGCCAGTGGTAGCAACTGATTGGGATGACAGCGGTCCGGCAAAGCTGCCGGAGGCTTCAGCCGTCCAACACAACCGGCTGGACGCAAGCAATAAATTCAGCAAGCAGTTCCGAATCAAAGACATTTATGTATCAACGACGCTTGAGACTTCAGGTAATGCCCGAAACAATTTTGTTTGTCTATTGAAAGACTTGCAAGGCAAGCCTGTAGAACACGCAAGCGTAAATGCTAAAACTTCGATGCCTAGCATGTCGATGGCGGGCCCAAATTTGAGCGCTGAAGAAAAATCCGGCGGCCGTTACGTGTTTACAACGAATTTTATGAGCGGTCTGTGGCGCATTGATCTAACGATAAACGGCGAAGAAATATCGGTGGATGCAGACGTACCATGA
- a CDS encoding ArsR family transcriptional regulator, translating into MKTTNAVKALGALAQESRLEIFRMLVRRGKAGMAAGALSEHFSMPPATMSFHLKELSNSGLITSRRESRSIIYAANYEQMQELLGFLMENCCADNGGKC; encoded by the coding sequence ATGAAAACAACAAATGCGGTCAAAGCTTTAGGAGCTTTGGCGCAAGAATCACGTTTAGAGATTTTCCGGATGCTTGTCCGTAGGGGCAAGGCGGGTATGGCCGCAGGAGCACTGAGCGAACATTTCTCCATGCCACCAGCAACAATGTCATTCCATTTAAAAGAACTCAGTAACTCGGGTTTGATAACATCACGCCGGGAAAGTAGATCAATTATTTATGCGGCCAACTACGAACAAATGCAAGAGCTGCTCGGGTTCTTGATGGAGAACTGTTGCGCCGACAATGGAGGTAAGTGTTAA
- a CDS encoding transcriptional regulator, protein MEVKVQACEQLSKEEINAQLISQLKAADLEDLFKALANETRLRILHALSISGEMCVNDLSQALDMKIQAVSNQLQKLAAYKVVDTRRSGVNIFYRIIDPCVGVLLERAICMLESSGNETES, encoded by the coding sequence ATGGAAGTTAAAGTGCAAGCTTGCGAACAGCTGAGTAAGGAAGAGATTAACGCGCAACTGATCAGTCAATTGAAAGCGGCCGACCTGGAAGATCTCTTTAAAGCACTGGCAAACGAAACCAGGCTTCGGATATTGCATGCTCTAAGCATTAGTGGCGAGATGTGCGTAAACGATCTAAGTCAGGCTCTCGATATGAAGATTCAGGCAGTCTCAAATCAGCTGCAAAAGCTTGCCGCTTACAAAGTTGTTGATACCAGACGTAGTGGCGTTAATATCTTTTACCGCATCATAGATCCCTGTGTCGGTGTATTGTTAGAACGAGCAATATGCATGCTTGAGAGTAGCGGTAATGAGACTGAATCGTAA
- a CDS encoding single-stranded DNA-binding protein, which yields MINQCIVSGNVGKKPEIKKFESGKQLARFSIAVNQYSKTNDQPEPLWLDIECWDGVAERLQKCDLDKGKRITVVGSIAPNVYQQTIGSESITHRRVKLKMLTFEVFGSKTVEEPAEEPELLVREKPPTSMKVAAARTHKLALKR from the coding sequence ATGATCAATCAATGCATCGTCAGCGGTAATGTTGGCAAAAAACCTGAAATCAAAAAATTCGAATCCGGCAAACAACTCGCTCGCTTTTCCATCGCCGTCAATCAGTATTCCAAAACCAACGACCAGCCCGAACCCCTCTGGCTAGACATCGAGTGTTGGGACGGCGTCGCTGAGCGTCTGCAAAAATGCGACCTCGACAAAGGCAAGCGAATCACCGTAGTCGGCTCGATTGCTCCTAATGTCTATCAACAAACAATCGGCAGCGAATCCATCACTCACCGCAGGGTGAAACTGAAGATGCTGACTTTTGAGGTCTTTGGTTCTAAAACCGTCGAAGAGCCTGCCGAGGAGCCGGAGCTTTTAGTCAGAGAAAAGCCACCGACATCAATGAAGGTGGCTGCTGCCAGAACCCACAAACTTGCATTGAAACGGTGA
- a CDS encoding type IV secretory system conjugative DNA transfer family protein, with protein MPFARRKTTLRAPSQSITEILTPVLARQNYRVETASEGYFKCVKQDSGRVLRTNKFVRYELTIEWSDETRTEELEVQLDDEVTWPELNINVAVEEINNTWTGAKCKQEADNIISLLHHDLERWREQNKIWCNDTRFGSARWAPLNELKEQNYISDSVDTNSFLIGRYKVSPTEYRYLSVPPGETKRHGLVCGPTGCGKTATIFTPNLIERLDSSAIVTEATPGGKLPDLFTKTSGWRKNAGHNIYYFNPDDPRSNCVNPIDRVETVSHAQELAEIIIRNTTLNSHAGDQVWVTSERHLLTGLIMIAAQRKGDLTMVRELLMQGRKELKETVANGPTGRGRDECLAMFNLSSEGFLNGVMVGLAVRLAPWSIPTVSALTSKTDFDLAKLPDELFTFYLAVPSGKRHAKPVAAVILNFLLDIMLDQLRTRDKFAHPLMMFLDELTNFGLIPDLPSQLTILRHVNIPIVLGLQDAEQLRKVYGPSDAKILFSQPATRIFFRPNDFSTAKEISDQLGNATKRDVTYSRGFPRFYSRKLMTADEARSLDTQRAVCFPPTTDPIKLWKLKPDEYDTRVSMFPPALRKAVDVNEKLDAPRNEYKLMEAQVLKELPKLFDEPRNATEETALISKQNESLKKFTRNSLQEIYQRQSISKEF; from the coding sequence ATGCCATTTGCAAGAAGAAAGACAACATTACGAGCCCCATCTCAATCAATCACGGAGATACTCACACCTGTTTTAGCAAGACAAAACTATCGAGTTGAAACGGCAAGCGAGGGATATTTTAAGTGCGTAAAACAGGATAGCGGGCGAGTTCTCCGCACAAACAAATTCGTTCGGTATGAACTGACCATCGAATGGTCTGACGAGACCAGAACTGAGGAGCTGGAAGTACAGCTCGATGATGAAGTGACATGGCCGGAGTTGAACATAAACGTTGCAGTGGAGGAAATCAACAACACCTGGACTGGAGCGAAGTGCAAACAGGAAGCCGATAACATAATCTCACTTCTGCACCATGACCTGGAGCGCTGGCGCGAACAAAATAAGATTTGGTGCAACGACACCAGATTTGGAAGCGCGCGATGGGCACCACTGAATGAATTAAAAGAACAAAATTACATCTCGGACTCGGTAGACACTAACAGCTTTTTGATCGGGCGATATAAAGTTAGTCCGACAGAATATCGTTACCTGAGCGTTCCGCCTGGAGAGACAAAAAGACATGGTCTTGTTTGCGGTCCAACAGGTTGCGGTAAAACAGCCACCATTTTTACGCCAAATTTGATTGAGCGTTTGGACTCTTCAGCGATAGTGACTGAAGCAACACCAGGCGGCAAGTTGCCAGATCTTTTCACCAAGACATCGGGCTGGAGAAAAAACGCCGGCCACAACATCTATTACTTCAATCCAGATGATCCAAGGTCTAATTGTGTAAATCCAATTGACCGTGTCGAAACGGTGTCACATGCGCAGGAATTAGCTGAGATCATCATCCGAAACACAACTCTAAACAGTCACGCCGGTGATCAAGTTTGGGTAACATCCGAGAGACACCTCCTGACCGGCTTGATCATGATTGCCGCTCAGAGGAAAGGTGATCTGACGATGGTCCGAGAACTTCTTATGCAAGGACGAAAAGAACTCAAGGAGACGGTCGCCAACGGTCCTACAGGGCGAGGAAGAGACGAGTGCCTGGCAATGTTCAATCTCTCCAGCGAAGGCTTCTTAAACGGGGTCATGGTCGGTCTAGCAGTGAGATTGGCGCCGTGGTCAATTCCGACGGTGTCGGCGCTCACTTCCAAAACCGACTTTGACCTGGCAAAACTGCCGGATGAACTGTTTACCTTTTACCTGGCGGTACCTTCTGGAAAGCGCCATGCTAAACCGGTAGCTGCGGTAATTTTGAACTTTTTGCTCGATATCATGCTCGACCAACTACGCACCCGCGACAAATTCGCACACCCGCTGATGATGTTCTTGGATGAGCTAACCAACTTCGGTTTGATACCAGATTTGCCATCGCAGCTAACTATTTTGAGGCACGTAAATATTCCGATAGTGCTCGGTCTGCAAGATGCCGAACAACTGCGCAAAGTTTACGGTCCATCTGACGCTAAAATATTATTTTCACAACCGGCGACAAGAATATTTTTCAGACCAAACGATTTTTCAACGGCAAAAGAGATATCAGACCAATTAGGCAATGCAACAAAACGAGACGTGACTTACAGCCGTGGATTCCCGCGATTCTACAGTCGTAAATTGATGACCGCAGACGAGGCGCGAAGTTTAGACACGCAGCGTGCAGTATGCTTTCCGCCAACCACAGATCCAATTAAACTGTGGAAGTTAAAACCGGACGAATATGATACTCGCGTCAGCATGTTTCCACCGGCATTAAGAAAAGCAGTCGATGTAAACGAAAAACTCGACGCACCAAGAAATGAATACAAATTGATGGAGGCCCAGGTCCTCAAAGAACTTCCAAAACTTTTCGATGAACCAAGGAATGCAACTGAAGAGACGGCACTCATTTCAAAACAAAACGAAAGCCTGAAGAAATTCACCCGCAATTCGTTGCAAGAAATTTATCAGCGGCAGAGCATAAGCAAAGAATTCTGA
- a CDS encoding tetratricopeptide repeat protein, producing MKEEVLNAWSCSTYLAQNAIAIGAYGDATIHYIDALNIALQLKESAPICCAETQVALAALSLMADEPGLAITLLTDALPIYAQTYPRSHSKMLELYHLVANAHHHVGLYETARYWYELTLENMAHLPWNHVDKQVVAENFRQLLENKKYAA from the coding sequence ATGAAAGAAGAAGTATTAAACGCATGGAGTTGCTCCACCTACTTGGCGCAAAATGCAATTGCAATAGGCGCCTACGGTGATGCAACGATTCACTACATCGACGCCCTAAATATCGCTTTGCAGTTGAAAGAAAGCGCTCCAATATGTTGTGCAGAGACACAAGTAGCGTTGGCGGCTCTAAGTCTAATGGCAGACGAGCCGGGTCTCGCGATTACGCTCCTCACCGACGCCCTGCCAATTTATGCGCAGACGTATCCGCGCTCTCACAGCAAGATGCTCGAACTGTACCACCTGGTAGCCAACGCGCATCACCATGTGGGGCTGTACGAGACCGCGAGATACTGGTACGAACTAACTTTGGAAAACATGGCACATTTGCCCTGGAATCACGTCGATAAACAAGTAGTGGCAGAAAATTTTCGTCAGTTACTGGAAAACAAAAAGTACGCGGCGTAA
- a CDS encoding HEPN domain-containing protein, with the protein MAVDRKEMAKVYRLKSDESYEAAQECLRKQLYRATCNRSWYSVMQIITAAVYEDLNELPANDKPNWTHERQSSLFRNLVKKHKVWQEHHALAAEIDMMRERRNDADYFAPHELHANSQAAERSLAVAGKVRAVIFQLMSENWSSQMTSVKDGKG; encoded by the coding sequence ATGGCAGTGGACAGAAAAGAAATGGCAAAAGTATACCGGCTCAAATCAGATGAGTCTTACGAAGCCGCGCAAGAATGCTTGAGAAAACAGTTGTATCGAGCAACGTGCAATCGCTCATGGTATTCGGTAATGCAAATCATTACAGCCGCCGTCTACGAAGATTTAAACGAACTACCAGCCAACGATAAACCAAACTGGACACATGAACGGCAAAGCAGCCTCTTCAGAAATTTAGTAAAAAAACACAAGGTCTGGCAAGAACATCATGCACTGGCTGCGGAAATAGATATGATGAGGGAAAGACGCAACGACGCAGACTATTTTGCGCCTCACGAATTGCACGCCAATTCGCAAGCAGCAGAACGTTCGTTAGCCGTCGCAGGGAAAGTAAGAGCAGTAATTTTCCAGTTGATGAGCGAAAACTGGAGCTCTCAGATGACTTCAGTCAAGGACGGTAAAGGATGA
- a CDS encoding RNA polymerase sigma factor, with amino-acid sequence MNMELWTKETTAEMQNLTNMIVVRKLKWHPEMEDIMQDAMLKLFEKRNRIPVGKSRKSYVCSLVRNVVNDFLRKQYRNPLAEMHRVEKVKPQHGEVIERSYEGFYTPEHLDPWLIASADRVVAEMLPKYQQVLVLQADGFDTNEIAEKLNLPAGTVRSRLHYAKKEGAAKLSQMMR; translated from the coding sequence ATGAATATGGAATTGTGGACAAAAGAAACAACTGCAGAAATGCAAAATCTGACTAACATGATAGTGGTGCGCAAATTAAAATGGCATCCAGAGATGGAAGACATCATGCAAGATGCGATGCTGAAATTGTTTGAGAAACGCAACCGAATCCCGGTTGGTAAATCGAGAAAGAGTTACGTTTGTTCGCTGGTCAGAAATGTAGTTAATGACTTTCTTCGCAAACAGTATCGAAATCCACTGGCTGAGATGCATCGAGTTGAGAAGGTCAAACCTCAGCATGGAGAAGTGATAGAGCGCAGTTACGAGGGTTTCTATACTCCTGAACACTTAGACCCTTGGCTAATTGCCTCTGCTGATCGAGTGGTGGCAGAGATGCTGCCGAAGTATCAGCAGGTGTTAGTTCTCCAGGCTGACGGTTTTGACACGAATGAAATCGCTGAGAAGCTTAATTTGCCTGCTGGTACTGTGAGGTCAAGACTTCACTACGCCAAGAAGGAAGGAGCAGCCAAGTTATCGCAGATGATGCGGTAA
- a CDS encoding arsenate reductase ArsC: MKVIFACVHNAGRSQMAAAFFNQSADPTKAHAVSAGTKPSEKVHDCVTAAMNKVGIDLSAAKPQLLTEELAKDATFLVTMGCGEACPYIPNLKRIDWPLPDPKGKSDDEVCHIRDEIKMRVLRLLNDLNALKCCDLEVSK; this comes from the coding sequence ATGAAAGTAATCTTTGCTTGCGTTCATAACGCTGGACGCTCACAGATGGCAGCCGCATTTTTCAACCAATCGGCAGACCCGACAAAGGCGCACGCAGTTTCCGCTGGAACTAAACCCTCTGAGAAGGTGCACGATTGCGTTACCGCAGCTATGAACAAAGTGGGCATCGACCTCTCAGCAGCAAAACCACAACTGCTAACCGAAGAACTTGCAAAAGACGCAACCTTTCTGGTGACGATGGGATGTGGTGAGGCGTGCCCTTACATACCTAATTTGAAGCGAATCGATTGGCCACTACCAGATCCGAAAGGCAAATCAGACGACGAGGTTTGCCACATTCGCGATGAAATCAAAATGAGAGTGCTCCGGCTTCTCAACGATCTTAATGCACTAAAATGCTGCGATTTAGAAGTATCAAAGTAA
- a CDS encoding DNA-binding protein yields the protein MEPLSNTLSFERFRSELLTRKEAALYLGVTEQTLAVWKCTKRYNLPVVKVGRLVKYKKSDLDQFIKIRTLGAFPPSAS from the coding sequence ATGGAACCATTGTCCAATACTCTTTCTTTCGAGCGTTTTCGCTCAGAGCTTCTTACTCGTAAAGAAGCCGCCCTATACCTCGGTGTTACTGAACAAACCCTCGCAGTTTGGAAGTGCACCAAACGATACAACTTACCGGTCGTCAAAGTCGGACGACTAGTCAAATACAAAAAAAGTGACCTAGATCAATTCATCAAGATTCGCACGCTAGGTGCGTTTCCACCAAGCGCATCTTAG
- a CDS encoding MerR family DNA-binding transcriptional regulator → MNKESLVGIVAKQLGVSSQTIHQYEAQGLISSPERTDRG, encoded by the coding sequence ATAAACAAGGAATCTTTAGTTGGCATAGTCGCAAAACAGCTTGGCGTCAGCTCACAAACAATCCACCAGTATGAGGCGCAGGGGCTCATCTCATCGCCTGAACGGACTGACAGAGGCTAA
- a CDS encoding glyoxalase/bleomycin resistance/dioxygenase family protein encodes MKRFHVHVAVSNLEQSIKFYSTFFDVPPSVTKEDYAKWMLDDPRINFAISTRGREPGLDHLGIQVDDSDALKLISARLKAAEQPILEQEQTTCCYAKADKAWVHDPQGIAWESFYTTDSATTYGEDADFTTQTNSACCAPMPDAVPVSISSSKKECSK; translated from the coding sequence ATGAAGAGATTCCACGTACACGTAGCTGTGTCAAATTTGGAGCAATCAATCAAGTTTTACTCCACATTCTTCGATGTGCCACCGTCAGTGACTAAAGAAGATTACGCAAAGTGGATGCTAGATGATCCTAGGATAAATTTCGCTATCTCAACCCGTGGTAGAGAGCCAGGTCTAGATCATCTGGGCATCCAGGTGGATGATAGTGATGCTCTCAAGCTTATTTCAGCGCGTCTCAAAGCCGCAGAACAACCGATATTGGAACAGGAGCAAACCACTTGTTGTTATGCAAAAGCCGATAAAGCTTGGGTTCATGATCCACAAGGTATTGCATGGGAAAGTTTTTACACAACTGATAGCGCCACTACATATGGTGAAGATGCAGACTTCACGACTCAAACGAATTCAGCTTGTTGTGCTCCAATGCCAGACGCCGTTCCAGTATCAATCAGTTCAAGCAAAAAGGAGTGCAGCAAATGA